The nucleotide window CCATACCCGGATAGGATTCCCGGTTGAAGGGACGTACATTTTTGAGGCCTGCTGCTTCCAGCATGGTTACTGCTTCGCTGGCCATGTCCTTACGCATCTGCATTTCGTTGTCTTTGAATTCGCAGTTTATTTTCAGCACGGGCTGGCCCCAGGCGTCTTTTACGCTATGGTCCAGGCTCACGTTATTCTCTTTATAAGGCAGGCATTCCCCGAAGCCCATCAGTCCCATCTGCCAGGGACCGGGTTCAGTCAGATAGTCTTTAAAGCCGCCGCCTACGCCCAGTTCGGCGATACCCCTGGCCCATCCGGTACGGCTGCTGTAGCCGGTATAACCGAAGCCGCGCAGGTAAGCGCGTTTATCTTTTTCTACGTTGGCAAAGCGGGGAATATAAAAACCGGCCGGACGCTGGCCATAGTAGTATTTATCGGCAAAGTCTTCCGAGGTACCGCTGGCGCCAACATGGAAATGATGGTCCATCAGGTACTGTCCCAGTACACCGCTGTCGTTGCCCAGCCCCTGCGGAAAACGGCCCGAGGTGGAATTGAGTAATACGAAGGTGCTGGCCAGTGCAGACGCATTGAGGAAGATGACTTTGGCGTAATATTCCGTCATCGCTTTGGTATGTTTATCGATCACCCTTACACCGGTGGCTTTGCCTTTTCCTTCGTCATAGATGATACTGTTGACAACGGAATCTGTGAGCAGGGTAAGGTTGCCGGTTTTGACAGCAGCCGGCAATGTAGAAGACTGTGTGCTGAAATACGCGCCGAAAGGGCATCCCCGGCTGCAGCGATCACGGTACTGGCATTTGTTCCGGTCACCGATAGCCTGTGTGAGATTGGCGGTACGGAAAATGGTCATGCGCCTCTCCGGGAAAGCAGCTTCCAGCCTGCCTTTCACCTGTTTTTCAAAACAGTTCATTTCCATAGGCGGCTGAAAAACCCCGTCCGGCAGATGAGGCAGCCCTTCCGCCTGGCCGCTGATACCAGCAAAGGCCTCCACATGGCTGTACCAGGGTGCCAGGTCTTTATAACGTATAGGCCAGTCTATGCCTATGCCTTCTTTGATATTGGCTTCAAAATCCAGGTCACTCCAGCGAAGGGAGCCCCGGCCCCACATAATAGAACGGCCTCCTACAATATCCGCCCGTTGCCAGTCAAAACGTTTCTCTTCTGTATAGGGATTTTCCGCGTCGTTCATCCAGTAGCTATGGTTAAACTCTGTATATACCTTTTCGCGGATCAGGTACTGGTGTCCTTTTTTCTGTTCATTGGTCAGCACACCACGGTGCTGTACCTCCCAGGGTGCAGCCGTGGCCGTTGTATAATCCTTCACATGTTCCAGCTGCCGCCCTCTTTCTATCATCAGCACTTTGAGTCCTTTTTCACAGAGTTCTTTAGCAGCCCAGCCACCAGTGATACCGGAACCTACTACTATCGCATCATATGTATTAGCCGCCCGGGCCTTCAGATTCAGATTGATCATACCACGGAATTTACAGGTGTGCCGAAAAATAATAAAATATTCATACAAACGCAGCAGATTTGGTATGATCGGAAAACAAGCGTGCCGGCGGTTTTTATTTTTCGATGTGGACGACCACCCCGTATTTTTTCCCCTTTACACCGTACTGTTGCACCAGAGCGGCTTTATCAATCACTTTCAGCTCTTTGAACGTATGGCTGTTGACCTGCGACAAGTCCGCCTCCGGATTATCTTTCAGCACCTTGTCGTTGAGGATATAGACCACCTGTGCATCTGCTCCCGGTTCCGGTACAATGCTCCGGTAGCCGGCATCCTGACTGAAGATGAGCCAGTATCTGTTGCGCACAAATTGTTTGGTTTCAAAATAAACCGCATTATTGTGGCCAGTGGCGAGTTTGCCGGTATATTTCATGACGGAGGCCCGGGCAATGTCTGTAGGCAGCACCTCTGAGAGGGCCGTATAGGGAACAGGCATACTGTCTATAAAATACTCCGTGTTTTTTGTATCTCCCGGAGGGGGTATCTGCGCAAACAGGTCTGCAGAACAAAGTAATAACAACAAAGTAAGCAGTGTTTTCATGGTAAGCGGGATCTGGTCTTCTAAAGATAAGGATCTTTTATGTAGTGTACTGCCACTAAAAAAGCCGCACCAATCCGTTGACTGATGCGGCTTTTTTCACTTTTAAACCAATACTGCTATATGACAAGTCCGGGATTTCCGGTACCTCTCCCATTGTTTGGGGAAACAACAAACAACGGGATCTGATCAGCAAACCACAATATTCCTACATGGCGGAAGGAAAGGGGGCAATTTACTGTCCGGTAAAACCAGTTTGCTGATCAGGTAATACAGTGTATGTGGCATAGCGGCACAGGGAAATAGGACATGTCATCATTATGCGTAACCGTTATGTCAAATGTCCTAACACATATGGTTACGAAAGACAAAGTTATCCAGATTGGGCACTGGTGAATAGTACAAATGCGACATCTTTCCGTTTTGATGACGGTTTTGATGTCGTCAGATATAATTCCCGTTGAATGAAAGGATGATCAGGTCATCATGCTATGCAGGCGCACTGTACGGATCAGGGTTTCGTCATCAATAAAAGAGGGCGTGATACCGGCAAACTCCTTAAAATCACGGATAAAGTGCATCTGGTCGTAATAGCCGCTGAGATGGGCGATACGGGTCCAGGTAGCATCAGGATTTATCTCCTTCAGGTGATAGGCTTTGCAGAACCGGATCAGGCGGGCATACCGTTTGGGAGACATACCGGTACGCTCCACGCATTTCCGTTCAAACTGACGGACGCTCACACAGGCATCGGAAGCCAGCCGCTCTATGGTGACATTCCCTGCCTGGGCCACCAGATCGTCCATTACAATATCTACCGGCAGGGAGGGCTTCAGACGGTATAGTTTCTTCAGCAGGTAAGACTCCACGATACGCACCATCAGGTCCCAGTCATGGGTATTTTCCTGCAGCTGCTCATTGATCTCGTCCACTTCATTCCCCAGCAGCAAACGGGTATCAAAATCCTGCTCCTGCATCTCCGGCATAGGGATATTCAGCAACCGGAACAGACCACCCGGCCTAAAAGCTACGCCCAGGGCCATATGACGCTGTCCCAGATCCAGGGTTACTGACTGTTCGAGCGGCCCCACGGTCAGGGAAACAGACTTGGTCTGGAATTCATTGCTGTATACCCGCAGTACCCGGATAGGATCTTTGATATAAAACATGATATATCGCTGATAGGTAGGCACAAACCTGTACATATTGGAAAGTCCCGGTAACTGGGTAAAGTCGGCTTCATAGATCGTAATGTTGCTCACAAAATCCTGTAATGCAGGATGCGGCGTATAAGCCTTCATAGTTGGCCTCATGTCTCGGTATTATAGGTTAAACAAGCGCAAACATCAGAACACTTACTAATAGGTTCCCCGACAAATGTAAACATTAGCGACCATAAAACTCCTGTTGCGCCGGACCTTCCTGGCGCAGTCTGTAAAAAAATAGCCATTACCGCCGCCATTGTAGAACGCGGGGATATTTCCAATGCATTGAATGCCGGCCTTTACATTCCGTTTCAGGGAATAGTTATTTTACCGCGGCCATTACTTTTTCTGCTATCATCTGGGAGGTGATGGTACTGGCCACTTTCATGAAGGCCTCCTTTACCGCTGGCTCATCCTCAGATATGTTAGCAGCAATCTGCTCCAGCACTTTTGCCTTCTCCAGCTCGGAAGATAGTTGCCCTGTTGCATTAATCAGCGCAATCCTGCGGTCTGACGGCTGATGTTCCTTCTTTGCAAGGAAATACAGGACTTCCATCTTACCCAGATCACCACTGATCGTGTTGTTGATCTTTAATGCCCGCACCACTTCCTCTGTCATCATCGGCTGATCCAGTATCAGTTCCAGTGCCTTTGTTTTCTCCAACCCGGAATGAATGCTTTCCGCAATAGACAGGGCTGCGTTGGCTGTGTGTATGTCGCTCATATAACCGGTACGGAACAGCTGTAACAGTTTTACCTTTTCCACATCACCATTGATTTTACCGGCCACCATCTGTGCAATGGGAGTAAGATCTTCTTGCGGGAGCGAATCTATTTTCAGCAGGAACTCCAGATAAGTACTTCTCACTGCATCCGTTCTGGCAGCAGCGGCCTCCTGTAACACGGCAGCACTGCCTCCTTTTTTGTAAAGCGCCGGGAGCCTGTTCTTCACATTAAAGCCATAGGTGATCATATCCCGGACTGCATCTGCAATAAACGCATTGCGTGCCGCATCACCCTCCGGGCTTTTGCCGGCATCAGACAGTTCATAAATAATGTTTCCTTGTTTGTCGCTGACAGCGGAAAACTTTTTATCGTTCTTTTTATACTTCAGGAAACCTTGCGGTGATATTGTTTTCACAGCCGTTCCTTCTTCATTCAGCTGAATATCCCCCGAATAGGCTATTTCCAGCGAAACACTGTCGTTGTTGAGGTTGATCGTTCCGGAAGCGATGCCGTTTTTCTTGGTAGAGGAAGAGGAGATATAGGAGCCTCCCTCATCACAGGCAAACAGCAGGGTAAGACCACTTAACGCTATCGCCACTGATATTGATTTTCTCATTACATGGATTTTATATGACTAATATAACTATTCCTTCTATGATATTACCATCCGGGGCTTAAAAAGAATTGCCATGCGGCAGTATTTCCGCCACATGGCGATTTCGGCTACATTACGCCAGCAGTCTGCCCTACGCGTACCGATGTCAGGTACTCATATTGCGACGGCAGGGTCTTGATTAAATCGTTGGTGCGTTCCCGTATTCTACGGAATGCTTCCAACGCCCTGGTGCTGTCCATATGCTCCAGAACAGGCAGGCAGGCTTCCGGCCTGTAACCCAGCCCTTGCAGCATCACCGCGTAGGAGTAAGATTCAAAGCCGTGATAGTTGGGATTGATGTTCCTCGGGTTGGGCAGACGTACCTTCCATTCTGCCAGGCGTTCCTTCAGATCATCAGATAA belongs to Chitinophaga sp. HK235 and includes:
- a CDS encoding helix-turn-helix domain-containing protein; this translates as MRPTMKAYTPHPALQDFVSNITIYEADFTQLPGLSNMYRFVPTYQRYIMFYIKDPIRVLRVYSNEFQTKSVSLTVGPLEQSVTLDLGQRHMALGVAFRPGGLFRLLNIPMPEMQEQDFDTRLLLGNEVDEINEQLQENTHDWDLMVRIVESYLLKKLYRLKPSLPVDIVMDDLVAQAGNVTIERLASDACVSVRQFERKCVERTGMSPKRYARLIRFCKAYHLKEINPDATWTRIAHLSGYYDQMHFIRDFKEFAGITPSFIDDETLIRTVRLHSMMT
- a CDS encoding tryptophan 7-halogenase; this encodes MANFPDKQCSPELQKRYNKTIGECIDGVHDFLTLHYYASSRYDTPFWKATKHDLKLSDDLKERLAEWKVRLPNPRNINPNYHGFESYSYAVMLQGLGYRPEACLPVLEHMDSTRALEAFRRIRERTNDLIKTLPSQYEYLTSVRVGQTAGVM
- a CDS encoding GMC oxidoreductase, encoding MINLNLKARAANTYDAIVVGSGITGGWAAKELCEKGLKVLMIERGRQLEHVKDYTTATAAPWEVQHRGVLTNEQKKGHQYLIREKVYTEFNHSYWMNDAENPYTEEKRFDWQRADIVGGRSIMWGRGSLRWSDLDFEANIKEGIGIDWPIRYKDLAPWYSHVEAFAGISGQAEGLPHLPDGVFQPPMEMNCFEKQVKGRLEAAFPERRMTIFRTANLTQAIGDRNKCQYRDRCSRGCPFGAYFSTQSSTLPAAVKTGNLTLLTDSVVNSIIYDEGKGKATGVRVIDKHTKAMTEYYAKVIFLNASALASTFVLLNSTSGRFPQGLGNDSGVLGQYLMDHHFHVGASGTSEDFADKYYYGQRPAGFYIPRFANVEKDKRAYLRGFGYTGYSSRTGWARGIAELGVGGGFKDYLTEPGPWQMGLMGFGECLPYKENNVSLDHSVKDAWGQPVLKINCEFKDNEMQMRKDMASEAVTMLEAAGLKNVRPFNRESYPGMAIHEMGTARMGRDPKTSILNEWNQVHAVKNVFVTDGACMTSSACQNPSLTYMALTARAADHAVKELKRQAL